From a single Sorghum bicolor cultivar BTx623 chromosome 5, Sorghum_bicolor_NCBIv3, whole genome shotgun sequence genomic region:
- the LOC8068329 gene encoding putative polyol transporter 1 isoform X1, whose protein sequence is MAVHQREPTGEACSPHTKKQCHRHGQGREEWRRSAGFGLARPGDGGGADDGLKRGACMRAFHGCWPAAGYATHRGTKDDAMAHDGTAADAAAAPLLAPSSAKSGKPRRNMYAFACATLASMTTILMGYSTSSYHSFNHASCSCRVHVFDVMVIMVSALRVLADLALMSGAQLFIREDLGLSDAQIEVLAGSINVFMLLSILAAGWAADLLGRRGTLVLANVFLMAGALAMSLGGSYPALMAARCITSVGSGFSIVVTSVYNAEISPASMRGFLSSFLDMFISLGLLLSYVSNYAFAGLPVHLGWRIMYAVGVVPPVLLAMGVLAMPESPRWLAMRGRDADARAVLLRTSDTPAEADLRLEEIRQAVKEQPQVRNSDNDDDDGGSSNVWKELLVRPSASVRRILVCVVGVHFFQQASGIDAIVLYSPLVFRKAGMSSNKAVLGATVAVGVVKMCFVLVATLFSDRLGRRPLLLASTAGVAASMASLGVTLCVGAAASAAGMAASVVSVLAFMAAFSVGFGPLAGTYSAEIMPLRLRAQGASLGMAVNRLTCALVSMTFISLADAITMPGCFFLYAGVGAAACAFVYARMPETKGRSLEDMHVLFAK, encoded by the exons ATGGCAGTTCATCAGCGAGAACCCACCGGCGAGGCCTGCTCGCCGCACACAAAGAAACAGTGCCATCGGCACGGACAGGGGAGGGAGGAGTGGCGCCGGTCCGCCGGATTTGGCCTCGCTAGACCTGGGGATGGTGGCGGCGCCGACGACGGATTGAAGAGAGGCGCATGCATGCGAGCATTTCATGGATG CTGGCCCGCCGCGGGCTACGCTACGCACCGAGGAACCAAGGACGACGCCATGGCGCACGACGGCACTGCCGCTgatgccgccgccgcgccgctgcTCGCGCCGTCGTCCGCCAAGTCCGGCAAGCCACGCCGGAACATGTACGCCTTCGCCTGCGCCACGCTCGCCTCCATGACCACCATCCTCATGGGCTACAGTACGTCATCATACCATTCATTCAACCATGCATCTTGTAGTTGCCGTGTGCATGTGTTCGATGTCATGGTGATCATGGTGAGCGCTTTGCGTGTGCTCGCAGATCTCGCCCTGATGAGCGGCGCGCAGCTGTTCATCCGGGAGGACCTGGGCCTCTCCGACGCGCAGATCGAGGTGCTCGCGGGGTCCATCAACGTGTTCATGCTCCTGTCCATCCTCGCCGCCGGCTGGGCGGCCGACCTCCTCGGCCGCCGCGGCACGCTCGTGCTTGCCAACGTCTTCCTCATGGCCGGCGCGCTCGCCATGTCGCTGGGCGGCAGCTACCCCGCGCTCATGGCCGCGCGCTGCATCACCAGCGTCGGCTCTGGGTTCTCCATCGTTGTCACCTCCGTTTACAACGCCGAGATATCGCCGGCGTCCATGCGCGGCTTCCTCTCGTCCTTTCTCGAC ATGTTCATCAGCCTCGGATTACTTCTCAGCTACGTGTCCAACTACGCCTTCGCCGGCTTGCCGGTGCACCTCGGCTGGCGAATCATGTACGCCGTCGGCGTGGTTCCGCCGGTGCTGCTCGCCATGGGCGTGCTCGCCATGCCAGAGTCGCCGCGGTGGCTCGCGATGCGCGGGCGCGACGCCGACGCGCGCGCGGTGCTCTTGCGCACCTCGGACACCCCGGCGGAGGCCGACCTGCGCCTCGAGGAGATCAGGCAGGCCGTCAAGGAGCAGCCACAGGTCAGGAACAgcgacaacgacgacgacgacggaggCAGCAGCAACGTCTGGAAGGAGCTCCTGGTCCGGCCGTCGGCGAGCGTGCGGCGGATCCTCGTGTGCGTGGTCGGCGTGCACTTCTTCCAGCAAGCGTCGGGCATCGACGCCATCGTGCTCTACAGCCCGCTGGTGTTCCGCAAGGCCGGCATGTCGTCGAACAAGGCCGTCCTGGGCGCCACCGTGGCTGTCGGCGTCGTCAAGATGTGCTTCGTCCTGGTGGCCACGCTCTTCTCCGACCGCCTGGGCCGGCGGCCGCTCCTCCTCGCCAGCACGGCGGGCGTGGCCGCGTCCATGGCGTCGCTGGGCGTGACGCTCTGCGTCGGCGCGGCGGCGTCGGCTGCGGGCATGGCAGCCAGCGTCGTGTCGGTGCTGGCCTTCATGGCGGCGTTCTCGGTCGGGTTTGGCCCGCTCGCCGGCACCTACAGCGCCGAGATCATGCCGCTGCGTCTGCGCGCGCAGGGTGCTAGCCTGGGCATGGCGGTGAACCGGCTCACCTGCGCGCTGGTCAGCATGACCTTCATCTCGCTCGCCGACGCGATCACCATGCCTGGGtgcttcttcctctacgccggcGTGGGGGCGGCCGCGTGCGCGTTCGTGTACGCGCGGATGCCGGAGACCAAGGGCCGGAGCCTTGAGGACATGCACGTGCTCTTCGCCAAATGA
- the LOC8068329 gene encoding putative polyol transporter 1 isoform X2: MAVHQREPTGEACSPHTKKQCHRHGQGREEWRRSAGFGLARPGDGGGADDGLKRGACMRAFHGCWPAAGYATHRGTKDDAMAHDGTAADAAAAPLLAPSSAKSGKPRRNMYAFACATLASMTTILMGYNLALMSGAQLFIREDLGLSDAQIEVLAGSINVFMLLSILAAGWAADLLGRRGTLVLANVFLMAGALAMSLGGSYPALMAARCITSVGSGFSIVVTSVYNAEISPASMRGFLSSFLDMFISLGLLLSYVSNYAFAGLPVHLGWRIMYAVGVVPPVLLAMGVLAMPESPRWLAMRGRDADARAVLLRTSDTPAEADLRLEEIRQAVKEQPQVRNSDNDDDDGGSSNVWKELLVRPSASVRRILVCVVGVHFFQQASGIDAIVLYSPLVFRKAGMSSNKAVLGATVAVGVVKMCFVLVATLFSDRLGRRPLLLASTAGVAASMASLGVTLCVGAAASAAGMAASVVSVLAFMAAFSVGFGPLAGTYSAEIMPLRLRAQGASLGMAVNRLTCALVSMTFISLADAITMPGCFFLYAGVGAAACAFVYARMPETKGRSLEDMHVLFAK; encoded by the exons ATGGCAGTTCATCAGCGAGAACCCACCGGCGAGGCCTGCTCGCCGCACACAAAGAAACAGTGCCATCGGCACGGACAGGGGAGGGAGGAGTGGCGCCGGTCCGCCGGATTTGGCCTCGCTAGACCTGGGGATGGTGGCGGCGCCGACGACGGATTGAAGAGAGGCGCATGCATGCGAGCATTTCATGGATG CTGGCCCGCCGCGGGCTACGCTACGCACCGAGGAACCAAGGACGACGCCATGGCGCACGACGGCACTGCCGCTgatgccgccgccgcgccgctgcTCGCGCCGTCGTCCGCCAAGTCCGGCAAGCCACGCCGGAACATGTACGCCTTCGCCTGCGCCACGCTCGCCTCCATGACCACCATCCTCATGGGCTACA ATCTCGCCCTGATGAGCGGCGCGCAGCTGTTCATCCGGGAGGACCTGGGCCTCTCCGACGCGCAGATCGAGGTGCTCGCGGGGTCCATCAACGTGTTCATGCTCCTGTCCATCCTCGCCGCCGGCTGGGCGGCCGACCTCCTCGGCCGCCGCGGCACGCTCGTGCTTGCCAACGTCTTCCTCATGGCCGGCGCGCTCGCCATGTCGCTGGGCGGCAGCTACCCCGCGCTCATGGCCGCGCGCTGCATCACCAGCGTCGGCTCTGGGTTCTCCATCGTTGTCACCTCCGTTTACAACGCCGAGATATCGCCGGCGTCCATGCGCGGCTTCCTCTCGTCCTTTCTCGAC ATGTTCATCAGCCTCGGATTACTTCTCAGCTACGTGTCCAACTACGCCTTCGCCGGCTTGCCGGTGCACCTCGGCTGGCGAATCATGTACGCCGTCGGCGTGGTTCCGCCGGTGCTGCTCGCCATGGGCGTGCTCGCCATGCCAGAGTCGCCGCGGTGGCTCGCGATGCGCGGGCGCGACGCCGACGCGCGCGCGGTGCTCTTGCGCACCTCGGACACCCCGGCGGAGGCCGACCTGCGCCTCGAGGAGATCAGGCAGGCCGTCAAGGAGCAGCCACAGGTCAGGAACAgcgacaacgacgacgacgacggaggCAGCAGCAACGTCTGGAAGGAGCTCCTGGTCCGGCCGTCGGCGAGCGTGCGGCGGATCCTCGTGTGCGTGGTCGGCGTGCACTTCTTCCAGCAAGCGTCGGGCATCGACGCCATCGTGCTCTACAGCCCGCTGGTGTTCCGCAAGGCCGGCATGTCGTCGAACAAGGCCGTCCTGGGCGCCACCGTGGCTGTCGGCGTCGTCAAGATGTGCTTCGTCCTGGTGGCCACGCTCTTCTCCGACCGCCTGGGCCGGCGGCCGCTCCTCCTCGCCAGCACGGCGGGCGTGGCCGCGTCCATGGCGTCGCTGGGCGTGACGCTCTGCGTCGGCGCGGCGGCGTCGGCTGCGGGCATGGCAGCCAGCGTCGTGTCGGTGCTGGCCTTCATGGCGGCGTTCTCGGTCGGGTTTGGCCCGCTCGCCGGCACCTACAGCGCCGAGATCATGCCGCTGCGTCTGCGCGCGCAGGGTGCTAGCCTGGGCATGGCGGTGAACCGGCTCACCTGCGCGCTGGTCAGCATGACCTTCATCTCGCTCGCCGACGCGATCACCATGCCTGGGtgcttcttcctctacgccggcGTGGGGGCGGCCGCGTGCGCGTTCGTGTACGCGCGGATGCCGGAGACCAAGGGCCGGAGCCTTGAGGACATGCACGTGCTCTTCGCCAAATGA